The Methanohalophilus portucalensis genome window below encodes:
- a CDS encoding helix-turn-helix transcriptional regulator, with the protein MLLLMEGPRNIDQIKTSLNVTSRGMMPQIKKLKEKYLIVEESEQYCLSMIGELIVEKMLPLLNTIEMVNNDDAYLEAHDLSELPPKLFRRLYELGNYLLIEPDLNHTFEIPREFTENLLKSKNIKSIISFYRPEYPDIYCELMEHAESMSLIMTPPVFERMKQSCDSKMTRLIKAPHIHVYIFPENSRPPGLDTSERFTYISFLDKNGRYDHKDIMSFDESALKWGDELFDYYCSLCEKIEI; encoded by the coding sequence TTGCTTCTTTTAATGGAAGGCCCCAGGAACATCGATCAGATCAAGACCTCTCTGAATGTGACTTCCAGGGGGATGATGCCCCAGATCAAAAAACTGAAAGAGAAGTACTTGATAGTTGAAGAGAGTGAACAATACTGTCTTTCCATGATAGGGGAATTAATTGTTGAGAAAATGCTTCCTCTCTTGAACACGATAGAGATGGTGAACAATGATGATGCCTATCTGGAAGCACATGACTTAAGTGAATTACCACCAAAATTATTTCGCAGGCTGTATGAACTTGGGAATTACCTTTTGATTGAACCTGACCTGAACCATACATTTGAAATTCCCCGGGAATTCACTGAAAACCTGCTCAAGTCCAAAAATATAAAATCGATAATCTCTTTTTATCGACCTGAATATCCTGATATTTATTGTGAATTAATGGAACATGCAGAGAGCATGTCATTGATTATGACGCCACCGGTTTTTGAAAGAATGAAGCAGTCATGCGATTCTAAAATGACCCGCCTTATAAAGGCTCCACATATTCATGTGTATATTTTTCCGGAAAATAGCAGACCTCCAGGCCTTGACACTTCAGAGCGGTTTACTTACATAAGTTTTCTTGATAAAAACGGCCGTTATGATCATAAAGATATAATGAGTTTTGATGAGAGTGCCCTTAAATGGGGAGATGAGCTTTTCGACTATTATTGCTCTCTTTGTGAAAAGATTGAAATTTGA
- a CDS encoding tRNA (guanine(10)-N(2))-dimethyltransferase, which translates to MDTRKITEGTTEVEVPSAAIEDKLPVNSPVFYNSHMELNRDITVAATSVFVKDYFDFEERPPSEIDYVDAMAASGIRGLRIANEVGLRTTLNDWDAEACDFIEQNIKLNGLSDIAETSCRNANTLLHEKRFNIVDLDPFGSPAPYLDAASRSAVNLLEVTATDTAPLCGAHLNSGIRKYAAVALNNEYHSEMGLRILLGSIARHLARHEKGMETLLSHATRHYVRAYVGIKSGAKNADRTLKELGYVTHCDNCSYREWKKGYSVFMEKTCPECGTEMKSGGLLWLGKLHDSIFCSKVMEEIEKRPFGKKKKACKIIQTCLDEFDIPFFYDQHRLCKQLSVAAPRIEKTIDDLRDKGYAASRTHFSGMSFKTDAPLSVIKSILSNMY; encoded by the coding sequence ATGGATACAAGAAAAATAACAGAAGGGACCACCGAAGTGGAGGTTCCTTCCGCTGCTATTGAAGATAAACTGCCTGTGAATTCACCGGTTTTCTATAATTCTCATATGGAGCTTAACCGGGATATTACCGTGGCAGCAACTTCTGTTTTTGTTAAGGATTATTTCGATTTTGAAGAAAGGCCTCCTTCAGAGATCGATTATGTGGACGCAATGGCAGCTTCCGGCATCAGAGGGTTGCGAATAGCAAATGAGGTAGGTCTCAGGACAACACTTAATGACTGGGATGCAGAGGCCTGTGATTTTATCGAACAAAACATTAAACTCAATGGCCTGTCCGATATTGCTGAAACATCCTGTAGAAATGCAAATACTCTCCTCCACGAAAAACGATTCAACATCGTGGATCTGGACCCTTTTGGAAGTCCTGCTCCTTATCTGGATGCTGCCAGTCGCTCTGCTGTAAACTTGCTGGAGGTTACAGCTACTGACACTGCTCCTCTTTGCGGGGCTCATCTGAATTCCGGTATTCGTAAGTACGCTGCAGTTGCACTCAATAATGAATATCACAGTGAAATGGGACTGAGGATACTGCTGGGATCTATTGCCCGCCATCTGGCACGCCATGAGAAAGGAATGGAAACATTACTTTCCCACGCCACGCGTCACTATGTCAGGGCTTATGTAGGGATTAAAAGCGGGGCTAAGAATGCTGATAGGACACTTAAGGAGCTGGGTTATGTCACACATTGTGACAATTGTAGTTACCGTGAATGGAAAAAAGGCTACTCTGTTTTCATGGAAAAAACCTGCCCGGAATGTGGGACTGAAATGAAATCAGGAGGTCTTCTCTGGCTTGGTAAGTTACATGACAGTATTTTTTGTTCCAAGGTCATGGAAGAAATTGAAAAAAGACCCTTTGGAAAGAAGAAAAAAGCCTGTAAAATAATCCAGACCTGTTTGGATGAATTTGATATTCCTTTCTTTTATGATCAACACAGGCTATGTAAACAGCTCTCTGTGGCAGCTCCACGTATTGAAAAGACCATTGATGATCTGAGGGATAAGGGGTATGCGGCCAGCAGGACACATTTCAGTGGGATGTCCTTTAAGACTGATGCCCCTCTAAGTGTGATAAAGTCGATTCTCTCCAATATGTATTGA
- a CDS encoding helix-turn-helix transcriptional regulator — protein MAPQELIDTIFLSDKRERFLLLLLEGPTDIKKVKDHLNVTSSSILPQIKKLREKGLVSKDDEGIYDLTTTGRLIVENLLPLACLLDVFDSKEYYWETRDMDVIPRHLVENIGQLGEVEVIEPDLDHMYDLQPQLHSNMLQSNYIKCLISFFHPDHVEFFNYLSSAGKNLELLFTASVMERILAESPSDMQKLIEQENVDIRLFRENDYIPSLTIGDDFTYFCFFNKSHMYDHRDIISFTEGSIEWGAQLFVYYRDLSVPVSSDMLSEIINGSD, from the coding sequence ATGGCTCCACAGGAACTTATTGACACTATTTTTCTTTCCGACAAGAGAGAAAGATTCCTTTTGCTTTTGCTTGAAGGCCCCACTGATATAAAAAAGGTAAAAGATCATCTTAATGTAACCTCTTCCTCCATTCTTCCTCAAATCAAAAAGTTACGGGAAAAAGGCCTTGTCTCCAAAGATGATGAGGGGATCTATGACCTTACGACTACCGGGCGCTTAATAGTTGAAAACCTGTTGCCCCTTGCATGTTTGCTTGATGTTTTTGATTCAAAGGAGTATTACTGGGAAACACGCGATATGGATGTAATTCCCCGCCATTTAGTGGAAAATATAGGTCAGCTGGGTGAAGTTGAAGTTATTGAACCCGATCTTGATCACATGTATGATCTGCAACCTCAGTTGCATTCAAATATGCTCCAATCCAATTATATTAAATGTCTGATTTCTTTTTTTCATCCCGATCATGTTGAATTTTTTAATTACCTTTCTTCTGCAGGCAAGAATCTGGAATTGCTTTTTACGGCTTCTGTAATGGAAAGAATATTGGCCGAATCGCCTTCAGATATGCAAAAACTGATCGAGCAGGAAAATGTTGATATAAGGCTTTTCCGGGAAAACGACTATATTCCTTCTTTGACTATTGGTGATGATTTTACTTACTTCTGTTTTTTCAATAAATCACACATGTATGACCACAGGGACATAATAAGTTTCACTGAAGGTTCAATTGAATGGGGGGCACAGCTATTTGTTTATTATCGTGACCTCTCTGTTCCCGTTTCTTCTGATATGCTGTCTGAAATCATAAACGGAAGTGATTGA
- a CDS encoding acyl-CoA thioesterase has protein sequence MFTLTVAPRFGDIDGLRHVNNTVIPEWFEMGRNPIFRIFTPDLDLTPEKWRLIMARTEFDFLGEMYFDGDVEIRTYIARLGNSSFTIGHEAWQRGELKAKGKAVIVHYDFMEKKALPIPPEIRTRLEEHLIEEQ, from the coding sequence ATGTTCACACTAACAGTTGCTCCGCGTTTTGGAGATATTGACGGCCTTCGTCATGTAAATAATACCGTAATTCCCGAGTGGTTCGAAATGGGGCGAAATCCCATATTCCGAATATTCACTCCAGATCTGGATCTCACTCCGGAAAAGTGGCGGCTTATTATGGCTCGCACAGAATTCGATTTCCTGGGAGAGATGTATTTTGACGGGGATGTCGAAATACGCACCTATATTGCCCGCCTTGGTAATTCCTCTTTTACAATCGGGCATGAAGCCTGGCAAAGAGGCGAATTAAAAGCAAAAGGCAAAGCAGTAATTGTACATTATGATTTCATGGAAAAGAAGGCTTTACCAATTCCACCTGAGATACGTACAAGACTCGAGGAACACCTGATAGAGGAACAGTAA
- a CDS encoding DMT family transporter yields MSYIYLIGAIIFEVFGTTCMKLSDGFSNILPSIGIFLFYGISFALFTIALKGIDVSIAYAIWAGMGTAMITAIGIFWFKEPATAVKMVSIMFVVIGVVGLNLNLGGH; encoded by the coding sequence ATGAGTTATATCTATCTGATCGGAGCCATAATTTTTGAAGTCTTTGGCACCACCTGCATGAAATTATCTGATGGTTTTTCCAATATATTGCCTTCTATCGGTATATTCCTGTTTTACGGAATCAGCTTTGCCCTGTTTACTATTGCCCTGAAAGGAATAGACGTAAGCATAGCTTATGCAATCTGGGCCGGAATGGGGACCGCAATGATCACAGCTATTGGAATCTTCTGGTTCAAAGAGCCTGCCACAGCAGTAAAAATGGTATCCATAATGTTTGTAGTAATTGGAGTGGTAGGCCTCAATCTAAATTTGGGAGGACATTAA
- a CDS encoding AMP-binding protein, with protein sequence MVKKYPQKDFMVYPDRDLRFNYSEFNERVEDLAKGFLALGLKKGDHIGIWARNVPDWLTFLFATSKIGAVLVTVNTSYRSHELAYVVKQSDMKALAIIDGFRNVDYVQTVYDIVPELKTQQRGNLTSQEFPELNHVIYIGQEKHRGMYNTRELLLLGKHESDAELAQIKASTTADDVVNMQYTSGTTGFPKGVMLTHKNILNNGYYIGEKQKFTDQDRLCLPVPLFHCFGIVLGVLAALSHGATLVMIEAFDPLLVLAAVQKEKCTALYGVPTMFIAELNHPMFDMFDLSSLRTGIMAGSPCPIETMKKVISDMHCDEITIAYGLTEASPVMTQTSTDDTIERRVSTVGIEMPQIEVKIVDPDTGEKLAPGQQGEICCRGYNIMKGYYKMPEKTAETIDRDGWLHSGDLGTVDEYGYYKITGRIKDMIIRGGENIYPREIEEFLYTIDGVKDAQVVGIPDERYGEIVGAFVMLQEGADLSEEDIRDYSMEKIARYKVPKHVFIVDEYPMTASGKIQKFKLREMATELLEKEKKEEEQI encoded by the coding sequence ATGGTTAAAAAATATCCTCAAAAGGATTTTATGGTTTATCCAGACCGGGATCTTCGTTTTAATTACAGTGAATTCAATGAGCGTGTGGAGGATCTGGCAAAAGGTTTTCTTGCCCTGGGACTTAAAAAGGGGGACCACATAGGCATATGGGCCCGCAATGTGCCCGACTGGCTGACTTTCCTGTTTGCAACTTCTAAGATCGGAGCAGTCCTTGTAACTGTAAATACCTCATACCGAAGCCACGAACTTGCTTATGTGGTAAAACAGTCCGATATGAAAGCACTGGCCATAATCGATGGATTCAGAAATGTGGACTATGTTCAAACTGTTTATGACATTGTGCCTGAACTCAAAACACAGCAAAGAGGAAATCTTACAAGCCAGGAATTCCCTGAGCTAAATCATGTAATCTACATCGGACAGGAAAAACACCGGGGCATGTACAATACCCGTGAATTGCTTCTGCTTGGAAAACATGAATCTGACGCCGAACTTGCACAAATAAAAGCTTCCACTACCGCTGATGATGTGGTCAACATGCAGTACACCTCCGGTACAACCGGTTTCCCGAAAGGAGTAATGCTGACCCACAAAAATATTCTCAACAACGGTTATTACATAGGTGAAAAACAAAAATTCACAGATCAAGATCGCCTGTGTCTGCCTGTGCCCCTATTCCACTGTTTTGGGATTGTGCTCGGCGTACTTGCGGCCCTGAGTCACGGGGCAACGCTGGTTATGATTGAAGCATTTGATCCGCTCCTTGTACTCGCAGCAGTCCAGAAAGAGAAATGTACGGCCCTTTATGGCGTACCTACCATGTTCATTGCAGAACTCAACCATCCAATGTTCGACATGTTTGACCTGTCATCCCTGCGTACAGGAATCATGGCAGGATCACCGTGTCCCATCGAAACCATGAAAAAAGTCATTTCAGATATGCACTGTGATGAGATCACAATTGCTTACGGACTCACGGAAGCCTCTCCGGTAATGACCCAGACCAGTACCGATGATACCATTGAAAGGAGGGTCAGCACCGTAGGTATAGAAATGCCACAAATCGAAGTCAAAATAGTGGACCCGGATACAGGTGAAAAACTCGCCCCAGGACAACAAGGTGAAATCTGCTGTCGCGGTTACAATATAATGAAAGGTTACTACAAAATGCCTGAAAAGACAGCCGAGACGATCGACAGGGATGGATGGCTCCACAGTGGTGATCTGGGGACCGTAGATGAATATGGATACTACAAGATTACCGGCCGTATCAAGGACATGATCATTCGTGGCGGGGAAAATATATACCCAAGAGAGATCGAAGAATTCCTGTACACCATAGACGGAGTCAAGGATGCACAGGTGGTAGGTATCCCTGATGAAAGGTACGGTGAGATCGTAGGTGCTTTTGTAATGCTTCAGGAAGGAGCTGATCTGAGCGAGGAAGACATACGTGATTATAGTATGGAGAAAATTGCACGGTACAAAGTTCCAAAACATGTATTTATAGTGGATGAATACCCAATGACAGCAAGTGGTAAAATCCAGAAATTCAAGTTGCGTGAGATGGCAACTGAATTACTGGAAAAGGAGAAAAAGGAAGAAGAGCAGATTTAA
- a CDS encoding helix-turn-helix domain-containing protein translates to MSVKNPLGEKISQLRQSREMSQDELAKASNNDVELIDKLENGALVPSLTPLFNIARALGVRLGTFLDDAPQNGPVLVKSGKSKHVVRFSGKCSNCKESSLEFNSLAADKQDRHMEPFIIDVHPQKGEHPLSSHEGEEFIYVLEGEIEILYGKETYNLEAGDSIYYDSVVPHDLHAVDEDAQIMAVVYTPY, encoded by the coding sequence ATGTCTGTAAAAAACCCCCTCGGCGAAAAGATAAGCCAGCTCAGACAATCCAGGGAGATGTCACAGGATGAACTGGCAAAAGCAAGTAACAACGATGTTGAACTGATAGACAAACTGGAAAACGGAGCTCTTGTTCCTTCACTAACACCTCTTTTTAACATTGCAAGAGCCCTGGGGGTGCGACTTGGCACCTTTCTTGATGATGCTCCCCAGAACGGCCCGGTGCTTGTAAAATCAGGTAAATCGAAACATGTTGTCCGCTTCTCCGGCAAATGTTCCAATTGCAAAGAGAGTTCACTTGAATTCAACTCATTAGCAGCTGACAAACAGGACCGCCATATGGAGCCTTTCATAATTGATGTACATCCACAAAAAGGAGAACACCCCCTTTCATCCCATGAAGGAGAAGAATTTATTTATGTGCTGGAAGGTGAAATCGAGATTCTCTACGGAAAAGAAACCTACAATCTTGAAGCCGGTGACAGTATCTACTACGATTCCGTAGTTCCCCACGACCTGCATGCAGTTGATGAAGATGCACAGATAATGGCAGTTGTATACACACCTTACTAA
- a CDS encoding histidine kinase dimerization/phosphoacceptor domain -containing protein, with protein sequence MIDLAWKDLSLRFKLVLYIVVSVFLILSISSSIVISTVTSQEEQLAYDQSAKMAQSYANQFNADMKSNMAIARNIATTMGAIHDSSTREGANDIIKSILEDNPQLIGTYSGFEPDAFDGRDERYINTTAHDGTGRFLPYWNRIEGDIDVEPLVDYSTSDYYQLPKHTKQDVLTEPYFYQGALIVSYVSPIIENDEFIGIGGVDVGLDYVDNTVSSVKAFETGYLFMVSNTGVIISHPTNKDWISSKTLRDFDNPVFHEVAIDIEKGKNGHVDIVDPSNGKDVILFYEPISTGNYSILLSVPKDEIFAGVASLRSMLFTIYTFSIVFMGLMAYLIAASFTNRINGIVDEFRTISDSALEGDFNVRANTDVDIDFKKIPEGLNEVLDSLQDANRLRAEMEAVVNRSPVVVFKWKSQKNWPVEFVSRNISQFGYTQDEFTKGHITYADLVVPEDLGNVEQNLLEAINRGDKEFNYEYRIITRDREIKWVEERTFIGNFSANHSNKLQGIILDINERKKAEEALKKMEKIRIKEIHHRIKNNLQVVSGLLYLESLNFKSDEVMEAFKQSENRVRSIALIHEKLYHSENLTSLNLSDYVEDLVEHLINSYNVNEDAIEINLNVENLYLDMDSAVPLGIIINELTSNALQHAFIEGEEGEISIDFFKSAGQFILKVEDSGGAFPDDIDFKNTESLGLQLVSNLVSQIEGDIKLDTSDYRTCFRITFRDKEV encoded by the coding sequence GTGATTGATTTGGCATGGAAAGACCTGTCACTCAGGTTTAAACTTGTTCTTTATATTGTGGTCAGTGTTTTTCTCATCCTGTCTATTTCATCTTCAATAGTCATATCAACGGTTACTTCTCAGGAGGAACAGCTTGCTTATGACCAGTCTGCTAAAATGGCACAAAGTTATGCCAACCAATTCAATGCAGACATGAAGTCCAATATGGCTATTGCAAGGAATATAGCCACCACAATGGGTGCTATTCATGATTCTTCTACAAGAGAAGGAGCCAACGATATAATAAAAAGTATACTTGAGGATAATCCTCAGCTTATAGGAACTTATAGTGGCTTTGAGCCTGATGCTTTTGATGGAAGGGATGAACGTTATATAAATACCACAGCTCACGATGGTACGGGCAGATTCCTTCCCTACTGGAACAGGATTGAGGGAGATATAGATGTTGAGCCACTTGTTGATTACAGTACATCAGATTATTATCAGTTACCAAAACATACAAAACAGGATGTTTTAACCGAGCCCTATTTTTATCAGGGTGCTTTGATTGTGAGTTATGTCTCCCCGATAATTGAGAACGATGAATTCATAGGTATAGGCGGGGTGGATGTAGGTCTGGATTACGTAGACAATACGGTTAGTAGTGTAAAGGCTTTTGAGACCGGTTATTTGTTTATGGTGAGTAATACCGGTGTTATTATTTCCCATCCCACAAATAAGGATTGGATTAGTTCCAAAACGCTCAGGGACTTTGATAATCCCGTCTTTCATGAGGTTGCCATTGATATTGAAAAGGGCAAAAATGGTCATGTCGATATCGTTGACCCGTCAAACGGAAAGGATGTGATACTTTTTTATGAACCCATTTCGACAGGCAATTATTCAATTCTACTTTCTGTCCCAAAGGATGAGATCTTTGCAGGTGTAGCTTCCCTGCGGTCGATGTTGTTTACGATATACACATTTTCCATTGTTTTTATGGGACTGATGGCATATCTTATTGCAGCTTCATTTACCAATCGGATAAACGGGATTGTGGATGAGTTCAGGACAATTTCGGATTCAGCTTTGGAAGGAGACTTTAACGTCAGGGCAAATACAGATGTAGATATTGATTTCAAGAAAATTCCGGAAGGACTCAATGAGGTTCTTGATAGCCTGCAGGATGCAAACCGATTGCGTGCAGAAATGGAAGCTGTAGTAAACCGCAGCCCTGTAGTCGTATTCAAGTGGAAGTCCCAGAAAAACTGGCCGGTAGAATTTGTGTCCAGGAATATTTCCCAGTTTGGTTATACTCAGGATGAGTTTACAAAGGGTCATATTACCTATGCTGATCTGGTAGTGCCTGAAGATCTTGGAAATGTTGAGCAGAATCTCCTTGAAGCAATTAACAGAGGGGACAAGGAATTTAATTATGAATATCGTATAATTACGCGAGACAGAGAGATAAAGTGGGTTGAGGAGAGAACTTTTATTGGTAATTTCTCTGCAAACCATTCAAATAAATTGCAGGGAATTATTCTGGATATCAATGAACGTAAAAAGGCTGAAGAAGCCTTGAAAAAGATGGAAAAAATTCGAATAAAGGAGATTCATCACAGGATTAAAAATAATTTGCAGGTCGTCTCCGGTCTTCTTTACCTTGAATCTCTCAATTTCAAATCGGATGAAGTTATGGAAGCCTTCAAGCAAAGTGAGAACAGGGTACGTTCAATTGCCCTGATCCATGAAAAACTGTATCATTCCGAAAACCTTACCAGTCTCAATTTGTCGGATTATGTCGAAGATCTTGTTGAACACCTCATTAATTCCTATAATGTAAATGAGGATGCTATCGAAATTAACCTCAATGTTGAGAACTTATATTTGGATATGGATTCTGCCGTGCCTCTGGGTATTATTATCAATGAATTAACTTCAAATGCCTTACAGCATGCTTTTATTGAGGGTGAGGAGGGGGAAATTAGCATTGACTTTTTTAAGTCTGCAGGTCAATTCATATTGAAGGTTGAAGATTCGGGTGGTGCATTCCCGGATGATATAGACTTCAAAAATACCGAATCACTTGGATTACAACTTGTTTCCAATCTCGTAAGCCAGATAGAAGGGGATATTAAACTTGATACTTCAGATTACAGGACCTGTTTCAGGATTACTTTTAGGGATAAAGAGGTGTGA
- a CDS encoding argininosuccinate synthase has protein sequence MVKKAVLAYSGGLDTSICVPLLKEKYDCDEVITVAVDVGQPREDVKEATEKAQNISDLHFTLDVREEFVNDYIFPLIKANGDYEGYVMGTSIARPLIAKKVVEIAEKEGATMLAHGCTGKGNDQLRFEAVFRLTDMDVVAPMRDMNLTREWEIEYAKNHGIPVSVTSSKPWSIDENIWSRSIEGGKLEDPGYIPPEDIYNWTVDPAQAPDAQTIEIGFEAGVPVSLDGKTMEGVTLIEEMNRIAGSHGVGRTDMIEDRVLGLKARENYEHPAATVLLTAHRDLEKLVLTRSELKFKAMVDAEWSELAYLGLVDEPLYEDLNAFIDSTQQRVTGTVTVKLYKGNVYIMARTSPNGLYSEDLVSFDSKVIDQQDAEGFSKYHGFQARLYRRFVANK, from the coding sequence ATGGTCAAAAAGGCAGTACTGGCTTATTCAGGTGGTCTGGACACTTCAATATGTGTTCCGTTACTTAAGGAAAAATACGATTGCGATGAAGTAATAACCGTAGCAGTGGATGTAGGCCAGCCGCGGGAAGATGTAAAAGAGGCTACTGAAAAAGCCCAGAATATAAGTGATCTGCATTTTACCCTTGATGTCAGGGAAGAATTTGTAAATGATTATATTTTCCCTCTCATAAAGGCAAACGGGGATTATGAAGGGTATGTAATGGGAACATCCATTGCCCGTCCCCTTATTGCTAAAAAGGTCGTGGAAATCGCAGAAAAGGAAGGGGCTACAATGCTTGCCCATGGATGTACCGGTAAAGGTAACGATCAGCTGAGATTTGAGGCTGTATTCAGACTTACCGATATGGACGTAGTGGCTCCTATGCGTGATATGAACCTAACACGTGAATGGGAGATAGAGTATGCAAAGAACCATGGCATTCCTGTCTCTGTAACATCTTCCAAACCCTGGAGTATCGATGAGAATATCTGGAGTCGCAGTATTGAGGGCGGCAAACTGGAAGATCCGGGTTACATTCCGCCGGAAGATATCTACAACTGGACTGTCGACCCGGCCCAGGCACCGGATGCACAGACTATAGAAATCGGTTTTGAGGCAGGTGTTCCAGTATCCCTTGATGGTAAAACCATGGAGGGTGTAACTCTTATCGAGGAGATGAACAGGATTGCCGGATCCCATGGTGTCGGAAGGACCGATATGATAGAGGATCGTGTGCTGGGATTGAAAGCCAGGGAGAATTATGAGCACCCTGCAGCAACAGTTTTACTGACTGCCCACAGGGATCTGGAAAAACTCGTGCTTACCCGCTCTGAACTCAAGTTCAAGGCTATGGTGGATGCTGAATGGTCCGAACTTGCCTACCTGGGTCTTGTAGATGAACCCCTGTACGAAGACCTGAATGCCTTCATAGACTCCACACAGCAGCGTGTTACAGGCACTGTGACCGTGAAGTTGTACAAAGGCAATGTCTACATTATGGCCAGGACTTCACCCAATGGTTTGTATTCCGAGGACCTTGTATCCTTTGACAGCAAGGTCATAGACCAGCAGGATGCTGAAGGTTTTTCCAAATATCATGGCTTCCAGGCACGCCTATATCGCAGGTTTGTTGCCAATAAATAA
- a CDS encoding response regulator encodes MNKSRILVVEDEAIVAMVIKRRLKDLGYIVSGVASTGKDAITKVEGTFPDLVLMDIRLKGDMDGIEATKIIKDRFSLPVVYLTAHSDDVTFKKAKETDPDGYILKPFTEKDLSTTIEITLHKFRKEKWN; translated from the coding sequence TTGAATAAATCACGAATACTGGTTGTAGAAGATGAAGCTATAGTAGCAATGGTAATAAAACGCCGTTTGAAAGATCTGGGTTATATTGTTTCAGGTGTTGCTTCTACGGGAAAAGATGCAATTACCAAGGTAGAAGGCACCTTCCCGGATTTGGTGCTTATGGATATCAGGCTTAAAGGTGATATGGATGGTATTGAAGCAACCAAAATAATCAAAGATAGATTTTCTCTTCCGGTGGTTTATCTTACGGCACATTCGGATGATGTAACTTTTAAGAAAGCCAAAGAAACAGATCCTGATGGATATATATTGAAACCTTTTACTGAAAAGGACCTGAGTACTACCATTGAGATAACTCTTCACAAATTCCGAAAAGAAAAATGGAATTGA
- a CDS encoding plastocyanin/azurin family copper-binding protein has translation MKKIIVLLVVISLLGLGCTTQDTTDQDEQVSVNGENNQSDEDIQPDEDLNGEDNVSESDETELEEYTPKTHNIFINSFYISPKVREINRTDTVVWRNQKKEPGIFTLKSEDGLWEDQRISYGRTFKYTFNETGNYSFYIPPYSGMNVTITVK, from the coding sequence ATGAAAAAAATAATCGTACTTTTAGTTGTGATATCCCTGCTGGGATTGGGCTGTACAACACAGGATACTACGGATCAGGATGAGCAGGTTTCAGTAAATGGTGAGAATAATCAGTCAGATGAAGATATCCAGCCAGATGAAGATTTGAATGGAGAAGATAATGTAAGTGAATCCGATGAAACGGAATTGGAGGAATATACTCCAAAGACTCATAATATATTTATAAACAGTTTTTATATTAGTCCTAAAGTACGAGAAATAAATAGAACAGACACAGTTGTGTGGAGAAACCAGAAAAAAGAACCCGGTATATTTACACTGAAAAGTGAAGATGGTTTGTGGGAAGATCAGAGGATTTCTTATGGGAGGACTTTTAAGTATACTTTCAACGAAACCGGAAACTATTCATTTTACATACCTCCGTATTCTGGCATGAATGTGACAATTACGGTTAAATAA